The Methylomicrobium agile genome has a segment encoding these proteins:
- a CDS encoding IS256 family transposase — MARGVKSERDLAALTQDLLKITVEASLNAEMDAHLGYAKPSPEGYGSGNSRNGYGTKKLKSGHGVIEIDTPRDRNGSFEPPLVTKHQTRLSHFDDKILTLYAKGMSTRDIVETFRELYGADISPTLVSNVTEAVLGKVIEWQSRPLDALYPILYLDCIVVKIRQDKRVINKAVYLALGVTLEGRKELLGLWLSENEGAKFWLSVLTELKNRGVKDVLIACVDGLTGFPEAIAAAFPSTQVQLCIVHRVRNSLRFVSWKDRKTVAAGLRKIYQSVTVTEAEQELEAFAAQWDGQYPSISRSWRNHWANLIAFFDYPDAIRKIIYTTNAIESINSVIRKAINQRKLFPNDDSAMKVIYLAIENASKKWSMPLRDWKPAINQFMIMFPDRMPN; from the coding sequence TTGGCCCGTGGCGTTAAGTCAGAGCGTGATTTAGCGGCACTGACTCAGGATTTACTGAAAATCACGGTAGAAGCCTCGCTGAATGCCGAAATGGATGCCCATTTAGGGTATGCCAAGCCTTCTCCCGAAGGCTATGGTTCCGGCAATAGTCGCAACGGTTATGGCACAAAAAAGCTGAAAAGCGGACACGGGGTCATTGAGATTGACACCCCACGCGATCGTAACGGCAGCTTCGAGCCGCCGCTGGTCACCAAGCATCAAACCCGCTTGAGTCATTTTGACGATAAGATTCTGACCTTGTATGCCAAGGGCATGAGCACGCGAGATATCGTCGAAACCTTCCGCGAACTCTATGGCGCCGATATCTCGCCCACCCTGGTGTCTAATGTCACGGAAGCGGTACTGGGCAAAGTGATCGAGTGGCAATCCCGACCCTTGGATGCGCTCTATCCTATCCTCTATCTGGACTGCATTGTCGTCAAAATCCGGCAGGACAAGCGAGTCATCAACAAAGCCGTTTACCTGGCGCTCGGCGTCACCCTGGAAGGCAGAAAGGAGTTGCTGGGTCTGTGGCTGTCCGAAAATGAAGGCGCCAAATTCTGGCTGTCGGTCCTGACCGAACTGAAAAACCGCGGCGTCAAGGATGTGCTCATTGCCTGTGTCGATGGCTTAACCGGTTTTCCGGAAGCGATCGCCGCCGCTTTCCCAAGCACACAAGTCCAACTCTGTATCGTGCATAGGGTGCGCAATTCCTTGCGTTTCGTGTCCTGGAAAGACCGCAAAACCGTCGCCGCCGGGCTCCGGAAAATCTACCAGTCCGTTACCGTGACTGAAGCAGAACAGGAATTGGAAGCCTTTGCCGCGCAATGGGACGGCCAATACCCCTCCATCAGTCGCTCCTGGCGCAACCACTGGGCCAACTTGATCGCATTCTTCGATTACCCTGACGCGATCCGGAAAATCATTTACACCACCAATGCCATTGAATCGATCAATAGCGTGATTAGAAAAGCCATCAATCAACGGAAACTGTTCCCCAATGACGATTCGGCTATGAAAGTCATTTATTTGGCAATCGAGAATGCCTCTAAAAAATGGTCCATGCCATTGCGCGATTGGAAGCCGGCTATTAATCAGTTTATGATTATGTTTCCAGACCGCATGCCCAATTAA
- a CDS encoding septal ring lytic transglycosylase RlpA family protein, whose translation MKILNVKNVLLQGSLCALLSASPGLPGCTGKEEGEAASKTETKVQDAAPRKAHKEVGEASWYGPGFHGCKTASGEVFDQREMTAAHPELPLGTEVEVTNLENKKKVEVEINDRGPYAKDRVIDLSKAAAKKLGMKEQGVSTVKIETAEPVEKKIRRPRLRVKPGKSGPASHRRRYPRRGRRCPVSGKSGIHRETLA comes from the coding sequence ATGAAAATATTGAATGTCAAAAATGTCCTTCTTCAAGGCAGCTTATGCGCGCTGTTGAGTGCGAGTCCGGGATTGCCGGGGTGTACCGGGAAAGAAGAAGGGGAAGCGGCCTCCAAAACGGAGACGAAAGTTCAGGATGCAGCGCCCCGGAAGGCTCATAAAGAAGTAGGGGAAGCCTCTTGGTACGGTCCCGGTTTTCATGGCTGCAAGACGGCCAGCGGCGAGGTTTTCGATCAGCGGGAAATGACGGCTGCCCATCCTGAGTTGCCTTTGGGGACCGAAGTGGAAGTGACCAATCTCGAAAACAAGAAAAAGGTCGAAGTCGAGATCAACGACCGAGGGCCCTATGCGAAGGATCGCGTAATCGACCTCTCGAAGGCCGCGGCGAAAAAGCTTGGAATGAAGGAACAGGGAGTCAGTACGGTCAAGATCGAAACCGCCGAGCCCGTCGAAAAAAAAATTCGCCGCCCAAGACTTCGAGTCAAACCCGGAAAAAGCGGGCCGGCAAGTCATCGCAGGCGATATCCTCGAAGAGGTAGGCGCTGTCCGGTCAGCGGAAAATCGGGCATACATCGGGAGACGCTAGCGTAG